From Candidatus Moraniibacteriota bacterium, one genomic window encodes:
- the pgk gene encoding phosphoglycerate kinase, with protein sequence MRKIQEVNLENKKVLLRVDFNVELENEDVMEKFKIKSCCETVEHILGQKGAKLALVSHLGRPEGKVDEKYSLRQIIDDVENILGRKIKFAESCIDEEVKKSIEELKEGEVLLLENVRFYPGEDPVKFAEAADHGAEKNYEEFSKALAKPFDIFVNDAFSVCHRDQASVTGVTKFLPSYAGLRLQKEIENLSKVRNNPDRPAVAIIGGAKIETKLPLIRNLEKTYDHVLVGGKIATEAQDQHVAFSKKVILPSDYINGRRDIGGKTIQKFTEIIETAKTLVWNGPLGKFEEKPFDNGTKKILEAVIASQSFSLVGGGESVQVLEENAALDQISFVSTGGGAMLEYLSGISLPGIKVLMV encoded by the coding sequence ATGCGAAAAATTCAAGAAGTAAATTTAGAAAATAAGAAAGTTTTACTACGAGTTGACTTTAACGTGGAACTGGAAAATGAGGACGTAATGGAAAAATTCAAGATCAAGTCCTGCTGTGAGACGGTAGAGCATATTTTAGGACAAAAGGGCGCAAAACTTGCCTTAGTTAGCCATCTAGGACGGCCGGAGGGAAAAGTTGACGAAAAATATTCGCTGCGCCAGATTATTGACGATGTGGAAAATATTTTAGGAAGAAAAATAAAATTTGCCGAAAGCTGCATTGATGAAGAAGTTAAAAAAAGTATCGAGGAACTTAAAGAAGGCGAGGTGTTGCTTTTGGAAAACGTCCGGTTTTATCCCGGGGAGGACCCCGTAAAATTCGCCGAGGCGGCAGATCACGGGGCAGAGAAAAACTATGAAGAATTTTCCAAAGCTTTAGCTAAGCCGTTTGATATCTTCGTCAATGACGCTTTCAGCGTCTGCCACCGCGATCAAGCGTCCGTTACCGGAGTGACCAAATTTTTGCCCAGTTATGCCGGTCTTCGGCTGCAGAAAGAAATTGAGAATCTTTCCAAAGTGAGAAATAATCCCGACCGTCCCGCCGTGGCTATCATTGGCGGAGCAAAAATCGAAACCAAATTGCCGCTTATTAGGAATTTGGAAAAAACCTACGACCATGTGCTGGTAGGAGGAAAGATAGCTACTGAAGCGCAGGACCAGCATGTGGCGTTTTCAAAAAAAGTTATTTTGCCCTCCGATTATATTAACGGCCGCCGGGATATTGGCGGGAAAACCATTCAGAAATTTACTGAAATTATTGAAACTGCTAAAACTCTCGTTTGGAATGGCCCGCTGGGAAAATTTGAAGAAAAACCATTTGATAACGGGACGAAAAAGATTTTAGAGGCCGTCATTGCCAGCCAATCATTTAGTTTAGTGGGGGGCGGGGAGTCAGTTCAGGTTCTTGAAGAAAACGCGGCCCTGGATCAGATTTCTTTTGTTTCCACCGGGGGTGGCGCGATGCTGGAGTATCTAAGCGGAATTTCTCTGCCAGGAATCAAGGTTCTTATGGTATAA
- a CDS encoding ribonuclease Z — MRITFLGTNGWYATKSGNTVCTLIESKNFYVVFDAGDGIHKLNRYAKKDKPIYLFLSHLHLDHIIGFHAINKLDKLGRKKPFFIFTGKGNKKFLDLIIRSPFTVPFKKRPFPIKIVEISEGKNKSPFPFTAKKLYHADPSLGYRLEIEGKIITYCSDTGPTRNVVNLAKESDFLIHECSASPGVFSGKWGHTNPQETASIAKKARVKKLILTHFSANQYLSLQDRRRAQKEARKIFKNTVFAKDDLIIKI; from the coding sequence ATGAGAATAACTTTTTTAGGAACAAATGGCTGGTACGCGACAAAAAGCGGAAACACTGTTTGTACTCTTATTGAAAGCAAAAATTTTTATGTGGTTTTTGATGCCGGTGACGGTATCCATAAACTGAATAGGTATGCGAAAAAGGATAAGCCGATTTATTTATTTTTGAGTCATTTGCACCTTGATCATATTATCGGTTTTCATGCTATCAACAAACTTGACAAGCTTGGCAGAAAAAAACCATTTTTTATTTTTACTGGAAAGGGAAATAAAAAATTTTTGGACTTAATTATCCGAAGCCCCTTCACTGTTCCGTTCAAGAAACGGCCTTTTCCAATAAAAATTGTGGAAATTTCCGAAGGCAAAAACAAATCACCCTTTCCTTTCACGGCGAAAAAGCTTTATCATGCCGATCCTTCATTGGGATATCGCTTGGAGATCGAAGGCAAAATTATTACTTACTGTTCTGACACTGGTCCGACGAGAAATGTTGTTAATTTAGCAAAAGAAAGCGATTTTCTCATTCATGAGTGTTCAGCATCACCCGGCGTTTTTTCCGGAAAATGGGGACACACTAATCCCCAGGAGACAGCAAGCATTGCCAAGAAAGCCAGGGTTAAAAAATTAATCCTCACCCACTTTTCCGCTAATCAGTATTTGTCGCTTCAGGACAGAAGAAGAGCACAAAAAGAAGCCAGAAAGATTTTCAAAAACACTGTTTTTGCCAAGGATGATTTAATAATAAAAATCTGA
- a CDS encoding phospho-N-acetylmuramoyl-pentapeptide-transferase, with protein sequence MQLAQIQTIPVVVDIIKVLVTGLLAFLLAFLITPLWTKILYKYRIGIKIKDQSVDGEKLTFVSKLHARKAGTPTMGGVLVWISVLILVFSSHYLFPIIAKWLNINFIARLDFLSRKQVWLPLFALVAAGVLGLFDDIMSVRGCGKNKGGGIRFIARFWWLLTIAGVGAWWFFWKLGWDRIHIPAVGDFSIGWWYIPLFMFVIIFTAISSNETDGLDGLNGGVLLMAFSSFGLIAFLHNKVDLAAFCAALAGALLAFLWFNIYPARFFMGDTGAVSLGITLGVVAMLTNSAIILFIIVFLYVLESGSAALQLLSKRFLGRKIFLAAPIHHHFEAKGWPEPKVTMRAWVFTAVTALIGVMIGILGMG encoded by the coding sequence ATGCAACTTGCGCAAATTCAAACTATCCCAGTAGTGGTTGACATAATCAAGGTGCTAGTCACGGGACTACTGGCATTTTTGCTGGCGTTTTTAATTACTCCGCTGTGGACAAAAATCCTGTATAAGTACCGGATCGGAATTAAAATAAAAGATCAGTCAGTGGACGGAGAAAAACTTACTTTTGTGAGCAAGCTTCATGCCAGAAAAGCCGGTACTCCGACGATGGGCGGAGTGCTGGTCTGGATTTCTGTTCTTATTCTTGTTTTTTCCTCCCATTATCTTTTTCCTATCATTGCCAAATGGTTAAACATTAATTTCATTGCCCGGCTTGATTTTTTAAGCCGAAAGCAGGTATGGCTTCCTTTATTCGCCTTAGTTGCGGCGGGCGTGCTGGGTCTTTTTGATGACATTATGAGCGTCCGCGGTTGCGGGAAAAATAAGGGGGGAGGGATACGGTTTATCGCACGCTTCTGGTGGCTGTTGACTATTGCCGGAGTAGGCGCCTGGTGGTTTTTTTGGAAACTCGGTTGGGACCGGATTCACATTCCGGCCGTCGGCGACTTTTCGATCGGCTGGTGGTATATTCCGCTTTTTATGTTTGTCATTATTTTTACCGCTATTTCCTCCAATGAGACGGACGGGCTGGACGGCCTTAACGGCGGGGTGCTCCTTATGGCCTTTTCTTCATTTGGACTTATCGCCTTCCTTCACAATAAGGTGGATCTGGCGGCGTTTTGCGCAGCGCTAGCCGGAGCGCTTCTGGCTTTTTTGTGGTTCAATATCTATCCGGCGCGATTTTTTATGGGGGATACTGGAGCGGTTTCTCTGGGAATAACCCTTGGAGTAGTGGCTATGCTTACTAATTCAGCAATCATTTTATTCATCATTGTATTTTTGTATGTTTTAGAATCGGGAAGCGCGGCACTTCAACTTTTAAGTAAACGTTTCCTGGGTCGGAAGATATTTCTGGCAGCGCCAATCCATCATCATTTTGAGGCCAAGGGCTGGCCGGAGCCGAAAGTAACTATGCGGGCTTGGGTTTTCACCGCCGTCACGGCGCTTATTGGTGTGATGATCGGAATTTTGGGAATGGGGTAA
- a CDS encoding serine hydrolase has product MSSIITLVTIIIFPLNFFWITTPWISDGQNKKNILENYAKEIQGAEKSQEGLFPKKNPLPPAVLPTKKEAATDLAIPNAHSSLILDVESGTILHYQNGREHRPIASLVKLMTAVIVMERISNLNEEVTVDEEAVYAEGTKIGCPRSGYCISQRLKAGEKITVSGLLKAMLMNSANDAAIALGKHISGSQEEFAKLMNEKARELGLGDSRFCTPSGLEIDGRESECHSSAYDVARIAAYSMKYDLIWHIFRLPTNTIVTSADGKYSHTILNTDLVLDQVPNCLGGKTGFTPLAGHSLLLASTDPSKKHKIVAVVLDDPYRWQDIKTMVDWAWRSYEWR; this is encoded by the coding sequence ATGAGCAGTATTATTACCCTAGTCACAATTATCATTTTCCCGCTGAATTTTTTTTGGATTACGACGCCGTGGATTAGCGATGGTCAGAATAAAAAAAATATTTTGGAAAATTATGCCAAAGAAATTCAGGGAGCGGAAAAATCCCAGGAAGGGCTTTTCCCCAAAAAAAATCCTCTTCCGCCTGCTGTTTTACCGACAAAAAAAGAGGCGGCAACGGACCTGGCTATCCCCAATGCCCACTCTTCTCTTATTTTAGACGTTGAATCAGGAACTATCCTTCACTATCAAAATGGACGGGAGCACCGCCCCATTGCTTCTCTGGTAAAATTGATGACCGCCGTAATTGTGATGGAAAGAATTTCCAATCTTAATGAAGAAGTGACAGTGGATGAAGAAGCGGTTTATGCCGAGGGAACGAAAATCGGCTGTCCCCGTTCGGGTTATTGCATCAGCCAGCGGCTTAAAGCAGGGGAAAAAATCACCGTGTCTGGTCTTTTAAAAGCGATGCTTATGAACAGTGCCAATGACGCGGCTATAGCTTTAGGAAAACATATCAGCGGCTCCCAGGAAGAATTTGCCAAACTTATGAACGAAAAAGCGCGTGAGCTTGGACTAGGGGACTCCCGATTTTGCACGCCTTCGGGACTGGAAATAGACGGCCGGGAATCAGAATGCCATTCTTCCGCCTACGATGTTGCCAGAATCGCCGCCTACTCAATGAAATACGATCTTATCTGGCATATTTTCCGGCTTCCCACCAATACCATTGTTACATCCGCCGACGGTAAATATTCCCACACTATCTTGAATACCGATCTGGTGCTCGATCAGGTACCTAATTGCCTGGGAGGAAAAACCGGCTTTACTCCACTGGCTGGCCACTCGTTGCTTCTGGCTTCAACCGATCCTTCTAAAAAACACAAAATTGTGGCAGTAGTGCTTGATGATCCTTATCGCTGGCAGGATATTAAGACAATGGTTGACTGGGCGTGGCGTTCCTATGAATGGCGGTAG
- the scpB gene encoding SMC-Scp complex subunit ScpB, with protein sequence MEINKLKSIIESLLFVSGEPVKLSRLAKITQALKPEVENALMMLSAEYSTKKSGLILVRSGDEVQMATQPDNAQFVKQLIRGELQESLSSAALEVLSIVAYRGPITRSEIESIRGVNCTYTLRNLLLRGLVRREENPKDARGYIYQISFDFLKVLGMDDVKKLPDYERLSSDERVQSIITKE encoded by the coding sequence ATGGAAATTAATAAATTAAAATCCATCATTGAAAGTTTGTTGTTTGTCAGCGGCGAGCCGGTGAAATTATCCCGCCTGGCAAAAATAACGCAAGCCCTAAAGCCGGAGGTGGAGAACGCCCTGATGATGCTGTCGGCTGAATATTCGACGAAAAAAAGCGGACTAATTTTAGTGCGCAGCGGAGACGAAGTCCAGATGGCCACCCAGCCGGATAACGCCCAGTTTGTTAAGCAGCTAATCCGGGGAGAACTCCAGGAATCACTTTCCTCGGCGGCGCTGGAAGTGCTTTCAATTGTCGCTTATCGGGGACCAATTACCCGTTCAGAAATTGAGTCCATCCGCGGAGTAAACTGCACCTATACGCTGCGAAACCTGCTGCTCCGGGGCCTGGTGAGAAGGGAAGAAAATCCCAAAGACGCGCGAGGATACATTTATCAGATATCGTTTGATTTTCTGAAGGTCTTGGGAATGGACGATGTTAAAAAACTTCCTGATTACGAGCGTCTTTCTTCCGATGAGCGAGTCCAGTCAATAATCACTAAAGAATAG
- a CDS encoding segregation/condensation protein A, with the protein MYKIKLEQFEGPMELLLALIEEQKLDVTRVSLAKVADQYLKYVECQENITLENLAEFLSIASRLILIKSKALLPTLALSDEEEKEIKDLEYQLAEYKKFKDVSRQISALFHSPKSSFSRESFLGITPFFYPPPGVSAFSLKESFLKVLKEIPLVEKLEEEIVREIVTLEEKISHLQKVLRERIEVSFAEVASGARDKIEVIVSFLAMLELVKQKIINVEQSGMFKEIKMKYKTD; encoded by the coding sequence GTGTATAAGATAAAATTAGAACAATTCGAAGGGCCGATGGAGCTTCTTTTGGCGTTGATTGAAGAGCAGAAACTGGATGTCACCCGGGTCAGTTTAGCAAAGGTGGCAGACCAGTACCTAAAATATGTTGAGTGCCAAGAAAACATCACCCTGGAAAACCTGGCGGAGTTCCTGTCAATTGCTTCCCGGCTCATTCTTATTAAGTCCAAAGCACTCCTGCCGACGCTGGCGCTAAGCGATGAGGAAGAAAAAGAAATCAAGGATCTAGAGTACCAGCTAGCCGAATATAAAAAATTCAAGGATGTCTCCCGTCAAATCAGCGCCCTTTTTCATTCTCCGAAATCCAGCTTTTCCCGCGAAAGTTTTCTGGGCATCACACCCTTTTTTTATCCTCCCCCCGGAGTCAGCGCGTTTTCCCTTAAAGAGTCCTTCCTCAAAGTTTTGAAGGAAATTCCGCTGGTGGAAAAACTGGAAGAAGAAATAGTCCGGGAGATTGTGACTCTGGAAGAAAAAATATCCCATTTGCAGAAAGTGCTGCGTGAAAGAATTGAAGTGTCGTTTGCGGAAGTGGCTTCCGGCGCGCGGGACAAAATCGAGGTGATTGTTTCTTTTCTGGCAATGCTGGAGCTGGTGAAGCAGAAGATAATAAATGTCGAGCAAAGCGGAATGTTTAAAGAGATAAAGATGAAGTATAAAACTGATTAA
- a CDS encoding YbaK/EbsC family protein: MPISKKIAGYLVKSGYKYEVISHRTTYTAWDTAQTEHVKPQEVAKALVLKSGNDWMVALLPSDRKLDKAKFLKAVNAEMKKKGEKMQRGIELAKEPWMKKNAPGKIGATPPFRGILKKDIYIDKLLLKNKKVYLGSGEYDISIRVAVNQYVKKEKPIIGSFSVKK; encoded by the coding sequence ATGCCCATTTCCAAAAAAATCGCTGGTTATTTAGTAAAAAGCGGATATAAATATGAAGTTATTAGCCATCGCACTACCTATACGGCTTGGGACACGGCTCAAACCGAGCATGTCAAACCGCAAGAAGTCGCCAAGGCGCTGGTGCTGAAATCCGGTAATGACTGGATGGTAGCGCTTCTGCCGTCTGATAGAAAACTGGACAAAGCAAAATTCCTGAAGGCGGTTAACGCGGAAATGAAAAAGAAGGGCGAAAAAATGCAGCGGGGAATTGAACTGGCCAAAGAACCCTGGATGAAAAAAAATGCTCCGGGGAAAATAGGAGCCACTCCTCCTTTCCGAGGAATTCTGAAAAAAGACATCTATATTGACAAGTTGCTGCTTAAAAATAAAAAGGTTTATCTGGGATCGGGAGAATACGATATCTCTATTCGAGTGGCTGTTAACCAGTATGTGAAAAAGGAAAAACCGATTATCGGAAGTTTCAGTGTGAAAAAGTAA
- a CDS encoding tail fiber domain-containing protein gives MISSYPHSQNSPQPSSRFSFPGRMILIFLIIILIIFFVFFQYLQKELNTNSLDTNSNENILGEESNQETAPLLTSTTLRGMASNDNTLDTLYFDPSSQNDRILSRIIFTPVISEDGTTKYKTGDIQIKSNGLVRIITGAVDSREIKNESIKNEDIDDDIDLTVNTLYAASGITSDGNLVAQGDVGIGTSSPSNKLHVQGTDGGSAGIYLNDAAPSTTTATLYNSGGNLYWGTTNLSGGGSLPNGTEGQMLYNNAGSWTAFSGMYWDDTNDWLGIGTTSPLAKLTVSGDFVATGRISAGNDAMGRVTNDWDWPLLFDFSQTLTDFSTYKYWNPLNSTIKVDPTIDLTGADWGGATGAYFETQIPSGNTKNIAFVSALGAGANHYGSGTIDYLTSGTIWATSVGGGDVREMTGLYVYSCIYNASNLGSITNNYGIDLDVATDGTVTNNYGARIRSGAYRAGSSVTTDYGLYIRSPYSNGSIGTHYGLYLENQAFGTTSYAIYSAGGQSYFAGNVGVGTTSPASLLEIQDTDANPVLTLTNLSDTTYDPSLQFRVGATPSVKFTMGVDDSDSDKFKISTTALGTNDRLVINSNGLVGIGTTSPGQALSVVGSNASVNYAGEFILTNDTSPSYGTAALYIENDTNSGSGARYSLYAADGNPSYFGGKVGIGTTSPTSILHTIASGSKTADYIGNLLTNTATSSTASITKTGLSVTSTGTWDGTSAVNRGLYVNATGGTTNYSAIFEGGNVGIGTTSPVEKLEVNGNFTVSQRAAIGSDSGINKAIDGASSLTLIDSRDILTSLSTSYVIGHYLRLTLNPSSAPSSEAYGSNFEVATQSGNAQNFPRLEGSDHSALHYGSGTVTDLVGGTHTANSYAGAGNVTTSYGARNKSHNWSSSTITTAYGSWNRAGNMSTGAVTAAYGTYTAIHNEGAGTITDGYALYIPNPTGAGPITNNYGFYLENQSRGSAINYAIYSAGGQSYFAGNVGIGTTGPGAALHVYDNASADYAAEFYNDGNNTDRYGLLIQAGEDTPAGTNTLIQFNDGDGTAVGSITYNNTQTYYNTSSDVRLKENVTLANIGINNLMNIQIRQFNFKSDPTKEIVYGVIAQELYDVYPQAVTIPENDTKYWQVDYSKLTPLIVKSMQEQQTQIGGLQTEDQRISTNVETLALKTDESVTNLAELQTSVDEQLSIVSDNINNVQDKVVDLEAQNSNLESRVAALENLTVTLQAQIDELKALTNQELNVAQMEANKNDIDYIKLVLGIDQVQNPGDISVLGKVEAEGIVAGAFTVKVSDEEKRTLGTAKILPVEKDEDEDGKDDETGSDGKSVTVKTKAVTDKCEIFVTAKKVAKQPLAVTKIKESESFKVEVEKTVDEELEFSWWIVKTTD, from the coding sequence ATGATTTCTTCATATCCGCATTCCCAAAATTCTCCCCAGCCATCATCCCGGTTTTCCTTCCCCGGAAGAATGATTTTGATATTCCTCATAATAATCCTGATTATTTTTTTTGTTTTTTTCCAATATCTCCAGAAAGAGCTGAATACTAACAGTCTGGATACTAACAGCAACGAAAATATCCTCGGAGAAGAATCCAATCAAGAGACAGCACCTCTCTTAACATCAACAACTCTAAGAGGTATGGCCTCTAACGATAATACTCTCGATACCCTTTATTTTGATCCCTCCTCACAAAACGATAGAATCCTTTCCCGAATAATCTTCACCCCGGTCATCTCCGAAGACGGAACGACAAAATACAAAACCGGAGACATCCAGATCAAATCCAACGGCCTTGTCCGGATTATCACCGGAGCGGTGGATTCCCGCGAAATTAAAAACGAATCCATTAAAAACGAAGACATTGACGACGACATTGACCTCACCGTTAATACTCTCTATGCCGCCAGTGGCATCACTTCTGACGGGAACTTGGTTGCTCAAGGCGACGTCGGCATCGGCACCTCTTCTCCTTCTAATAAGCTTCACGTCCAAGGCACAGACGGAGGGTCGGCCGGAATCTATCTCAATGACGCCGCTCCTTCAACTACCACTGCCACGCTTTACAACTCCGGCGGAAATCTTTACTGGGGAACAACTAATCTCTCCGGCGGCGGTTCACTCCCCAACGGCACCGAAGGCCAGATGCTCTACAATAACGCCGGCTCCTGGACGGCCTTCTCCGGAATGTACTGGGATGACACCAACGACTGGCTGGGAATCGGGACTACCTCTCCTCTAGCCAAGCTCACGGTGAGTGGCGATTTTGTCGCCACCGGCCGGATCTCGGCTGGCAATGATGCGATGGGAAGAGTGACGAATGACTGGGACTGGCCTTTACTTTTTGATTTTTCCCAAACCCTGACTGATTTCTCCACTTATAAATATTGGAATCCTCTCAATTCTACTATCAAAGTTGATCCGACCATTGATCTGACCGGAGCAGATTGGGGAGGAGCTACCGGCGCCTACTTTGAAACCCAAATTCCTTCCGGCAATACTAAAAATATTGCTTTCGTCTCTGCACTGGGAGCGGGAGCGAATCATTATGGAAGCGGAACAATAGATTATCTTACCAGCGGTACTATATGGGCCACTTCGGTCGGAGGAGGCGATGTCAGAGAGATGACGGGATTATATGTTTATTCCTGCATCTATAACGCTTCAAATTTAGGTTCTATTACCAACAACTATGGCATTGACCTTGATGTCGCCACTGACGGCACAGTCACCAACAATTACGGAGCCAGAATCAGAAGCGGCGCCTACCGGGCTGGTTCTTCAGTCACGACTGACTATGGTCTTTATATTCGTTCTCCTTACTCTAATGGCTCGATTGGCACTCACTACGGCCTTTATCTTGAGAACCAGGCCTTTGGCACCACCAGCTACGCCATTTATTCGGCTGGCGGCCAGTCCTATTTCGCCGGCAACGTCGGCGTTGGGACGACGAGTCCGGCCTCTCTTCTTGAAATCCAAGACACTGACGCCAATCCGGTATTAACTCTCACTAATCTTTCTGATACCACCTACGATCCCTCTCTCCAGTTCCGCGTCGGTGCCACCCCTTCCGTAAAATTCACTATGGGTGTGGACGATTCCGACTCGGACAAATTCAAGATTTCCACCACGGCTCTGGGGACAAATGATAGATTGGTGATTAATTCCAATGGCCTTGTGGGGATTGGGACGACGAGTCCAGGACAAGCTCTTAGTGTTGTTGGCAGTAACGCGTCAGTTAATTATGCTGGTGAGTTTATTCTGACTAATGATACATCCCCTTCATACGGCACAGCCGCGCTTTATATTGAAAATGACACCAATTCTGGTTCTGGTGCCAGATATTCGCTATATGCAGCAGACGGGAATCCATCTTATTTCGGTGGTAAAGTCGGCATCGGGACGACTTCACCAACTTCCATTTTACACACCATAGCCAGCGGGTCTAAAACCGCCGATTACATAGGCAATCTTCTTACCAACACGGCCACATCTTCAACCGCCTCGATAACAAAAACGGGCTTATCGGTAACATCAACCGGAACCTGGGACGGAACCTCGGCTGTCAACCGCGGACTTTATGTAAATGCCACTGGAGGAACAACTAATTATTCGGCTATATTTGAGGGCGGCAATGTCGGCATTGGGACGACGAGTCCGGTGGAAAAACTTGAAGTCAATGGGAATTTCACCGTCTCTCAAAGGGCGGCCATTGGTTCCGACAGTGGCATAAACAAAGCAATAGATGGAGCATCATCGCTAACGTTAATTGACAGTCGAGATATACTGACGAGTCTCAGCACTAGTTATGTCATAGGCCATTATCTAAGACTCACGCTTAACCCTTCCAGCGCACCCTCCTCTGAAGCATATGGTTCCAATTTTGAAGTTGCAACGCAGAGCGGGAATGCGCAGAACTTCCCGCGCCTTGAAGGGTCGGATCACTCTGCTTTGCACTATGGGTCTGGAACCGTAACTGACTTAGTAGGTGGCACTCATACTGCCAATAGTTACGCAGGAGCAGGAAATGTGACCACATCATATGGGGCAAGGAATAAATCTCATAACTGGTCATCCAGTACTATTACAACTGCATACGGTAGTTGGAATCGTGCCGGGAATATGAGTACCGGGGCCGTAACTGCTGCATATGGTACATATACCGCTATTCATAATGAAGGAGCAGGAACCATAACAGATGGGTATGCTCTATATATTCCCAATCCAACAGGCGCCGGGCCAATAACAAACAACTACGGCTTTTACTTGGAGAACCAAAGTAGGGGGAGCGCCATAAATTATGCGATTTATTCAGCCGGCGGCCAGTCATATTTCGCCGGCAATGTCGGCATCGGGACGACGGGGCCTGGAGCGGCGCTTCATGTTTATGACAACGCTTCCGCAGATTACGCCGCCGAATTTTACAATGACGGCAACAACACCGACCGCTACGGTTTGCTCATCCAAGCCGGTGAAGACACTCCCGCCGGAACCAACACCTTGATCCAGTTCAACGACGGTGACGGCACCGCCGTTGGATCCATCACTTACAACAACACCCAGACTTATTACAACACTTCTTCAGACGTCCGGCTGAAGGAAAACGTCACTCTGGCCAACATCGGCATCAATAATTTGATGAATATCCAAATCCGCCAGTTCAACTTCAAGTCCGATCCAACCAAAGAAATTGTCTACGGCGTCATCGCCCAGGAGTTATATGATGTATACCCTCAAGCCGTCACCATTCCCGAAAACGACACCAAATACTGGCAGGTGGATTATTCCAAGCTGACTCCCTTGATAGTAAAGTCTATGCAGGAGCAGCAGACACAAATCGGCGGATTGCAAACCGAAGACCAGCGGATATCAACTAATGTGGAGACACTGGCTCTCAAGACGGACGAAAGCGTCACTAATCTGGCGGAACTGCAGACCTCGGTGGACGAACAACTCTCAATTGTTAGTGATAATATCAATAATGTTCAAGATAAGGTTGTGGATTTGGAAGCCCAAAACAGCAACTTGGAAAGCCGGGTTGCCGCTCTGGAAAATCTCACGGTTACGCTCCAGGCCCAAATTGACGAACTGAAGGCGCTCACTAACCAGGAACTGAATGTCGCCCAGATGGAAGCCAATAAAAATGATATTGACTACATTAAGCTGGTTCTGGGTATTGATCAGGTGCAAAATCCCGGCGACATCAGCGTCTTGGGCAAGGTAGAGGCGGAAGGAATAGTAGCCGGAGCGTTTACCGTCAAGGTTTCTGATGAAGAAAAAAGAACTCTTGGCACTGCCAAAATCCTCCCCGTGGAAAAAGACGAAGACGAAGACGGCAAAGACGACGAGACGGGATCCGACGGGAAAAGCGTGACAGTGAAAACCAAGGCAGTGACGGATAAATGTGAGATTTTTGTCACGGCTAAAAAAGTAGCCAAACAACCCCTGGCTGTTACCAAAATAAAAGAAAGCGAAAGTTTCAAAGTTGAAGTAGAAAAAACAGTTGATGAAGAATTAGAATTTAGCTGGTGGATAGTTAAAACTACGGATTAA